GCCTGAACGACCGGATACCCGGTTTCAAGGTTCGCGGGGAAGTTTGGGTCGCCGGCACGGAAATCTATTTAAACGGCGTTAACGTCTATGACTTGCGGCGCAAGGTCGGTATGATTTTTCAGTCCCCCTGCGTGTTCCCGAAAAGCATTTATGAAAATGTTATTTTTGGCTACAAATACCATCACCCTAAAAGGAAATCGGAATTCCCCGAGATCGCAGAACGCTATTTGAAAGAAACGCATCTGTGGGACGAGGTCAAGGATCGCCTGAAAAAACCCGCATCCATACTGTCTCAAGGGCAAAAGCAGAGACTGTCCATCGCCAGAACGCTGGCCCTTGAACCGGAAATCTTGCTCATGGACGAGCCGACCTCGTCGCTGGACCCGGTCTCCGTCGAGGCCTTTGAACAATTGATCTTGTCTCTCAAGGAAAAACACACCATACTGATGGCGACGCATAACATCGCGCAAACCCGAAGAATTGCAGATGAAGTGGTGTTTTTGCATGAGGGGCAAATCTGGGATCAGGGACCCTCTGCGACGTTCTTTGAAGCTACATTGAGCGCCGAGGCTCAACGGTTTCTCGAAGGGGACCGCCCCCGTATCTAGTCACCCCGTTTCCCAAACATTCCCATGTCGCCCGATTCTAAAAACAAGCCATCCTCCGGGGAAAAGATGGAGTCCCTGTCCACGCTGGGCGACGCGCTTCGTCAACAAAACCCAAACCTTGCCAGAGCGTTCGAAATTTTTCAGGATCGGGCGGAACCGGCCAATCGACTGGTTGAAGTGTTTCACGACATTCTTCCCTACGATTGGGAGGACCCTTTGCTGTTTGAGAAGGGCGTCGAGCTGACTTCCGAAGGTCGCTTCGGCGAATCCGTCGCCGTGTTCCAGCAGGTCTTGCAGAAACAGCCGGAGGCCTATCCGGCCTATCATATGCTGGGGCATGTGTTTGGATGCCAGGGCCAATTCAAAACCGAAGTTGAATATTATCGCAAGGCGTTACGCATCCGCCCGGACTATCCGCAAGCCTGGATCAACCTCGGCTCGGCTTATCAGGCCTTGGGCAAAGAGAAAAAGGCGGTCGAAGCCTTCTGTCAGGCGGCGCGCCACACGCCTGATTTTGCGCTTGCGGATTATTGGTTGACCTACACCATCGATCGCTTGCGCCGATTTCCCAAAGACCCTAGTCACCCGAAAAAAGAAACCGGTCGGAAACGTTATTTTGCCGACGCCTGTTATTTTCTGGGGCTGGCCTATGTGGAATACGCAAGCCATAACTCTGCGCGTCAGGCCTTCAAAAAAGCGGTGCGTATCGATCCTGCTTTTGCCGACGCCTTTGGTCAGTTGGGGCATCTGCATATCAAGAAAATGCGCAATCCCAAACGCGCGGAAAAATATCTTGCGAGCGCGAACCAACTGTATCTGAAACAGAATGACTTGCATCATGCGGCCTTGATCCAGGCCCTGAGAGAGAAAAAAGAGAGCGGCGCGGCGACTCCTGAAGACTGGCTTAAGGAAGGGTTGCGTTTACAGCAGAACGGACAGAATCAGGGAGCCATCGACGCCTATCGGGTTGCGGTCAATTTACAAAAGGGTTATGTCGATGCGCATTACAATCTGGGAATCGCTTTTGGCAGTCAGGTGGATATGGGTTTTCCCGTTCATCATAAGGCAATTTGGGAATTCAACCACGTCATTGAATTGAAGCGGGATTTCATCCACGCTTATACCGCGTTGGCGGCGATTTATATCAAGAAGGGCGAGCCTGAAGAAGCGATCACAGTCATTGAAAAGGGATTGGAGATCGATTCCCGGGAAGTGAACCTTTACTATTATATGGGAATCGCCCGGCAATTTTTAAGAGAGTACGATGAGGCGGCGGAAGCGCTGAAGCAGGCGGCGATCCTCAAACCGCAATCGATTCCCATCCGGTTTTACCTGGGGATGGCTCATATGGAACGGGGGCGTTATGCGGAAGCGAGCGAGGCGTTTCAGGAAACGGTGCGTCTCAAGCCGGATTTCGCCGACGGACACCATATGCTGGGCGCGATTTATCACGACAAAATTCCCGACCCGGAGAAAGCCGCGTTTCATTTGAAAAAGGCGGACCAGCTCTATGTGAAACTGGAGGAGTATTCGCGTTCCGCCCAGGTGCGTTTGTTGATCGAACAAATTACCTGATCGCCCTGCAAACTAAAGGCTCGTCAATGCCAAGCCGGATTCTGAAATTCATTGCGCTGGTTTTTTTGTCGCTTCTTCTTGAAGCTCCGTATTTTGCCCGGGCGCTTCCAACGCAGTTGTCGGCTCCTCCCGAAAATAATATCAGCGCCTCCGTCGCGGCTCAACGCGCTCTGGTTGATTCCCTCTATTATGAATTTGATCGCTGGTTCGAGATTTTCGACGAGCGCATTGCCTTTCTGGAGGCGCAACCCGAATCCAGAGATAATACAATGGAGCGGATGCGCTTTTATTTCGCGTATGCGGGCTTGCTGGGGGAAGTGTCGCACACCCTCGCCTTCACCAGTCAATACAAGATCGATTCCGTGGCCAAACCATTTTCCTATTACAGCGAGATGGCCAAGAAAACCGCGCGCGAGATCATCGATCGAGACGATGCGAGCCCGTCTGAAAAGGCGGAAGCCTATATGTACCTTGGCGGAGCGGAAGGTTATATTGCAATTTTTGAATACGGACAAGGCGATCTGGTGTCGGCGCTGATCAACGGATTGCAGGCGGATGGGCATTTGGAGAAGGCGCTGGACCTGGATTCGCGCTTTGTTGATTCCAATTTTGGACTGGGAATGTACCGTTACGGCAACAGCCGTCTGGGCGGTTTCGGCAATTTCATTCTGCAGGGCGGATCGGATTTGCGCAAAGAGGGTCTGGCTCATATTGAAACCGCGTTGAGGGAGGACGCTTCATCGCGTCCCCTGGTCTACAAGACGCTGATCTGGTTCAATATTTCCGAACAGATCAATCCGGCGAACGCGAATCTTCCTAAGGATCATGTCCTGGCGCCCCACAATCGACGCGCTCGAGTTCTGGAACTGCTGGCAGAATTCAAGTCCGCCTATTTTTCGGATCCAGCGCGCAAGGATTTCATAGGCAATAAAGAATATTTTATGATGGACGCGCTACAGGCGATGCTCGATGGAAGGTACCGCGACGGCAAGGCTGGGTTCGAAAAGGCGCTTGAAATCTGCGACTACCTCATCAAGGTAAAGAAAATGCCGATCAACCCGCAGTTGATTCGTTCCGTCAAGGCGGGAATTGAGTTTTGCGAGTTGATGCTGATGAAGCCGGATGAATCGGGCGACGCGCCTCTTTGTCTGAAGGTCTCCCAGCATCTTGATTTCCTGAAAAACGGCGGCGCCATGTTGGAATACGATTCAAAAAAAATTCAGCGCGAACTTCAGGATGTGTTTACAGAAGCCTTGAAAAAGTTTTCAAACAAGAATCATTGCTGATCTGAATGCGAATGTAAGGCCTGGGCGAGGCGCGCGACCAAAGATGCAGAGCAGGTTGCTATTATCTTTAAATTTCTGGACATGGTTCACGGACGGCTTTTTTCAGACACTCAGGTTTATCCGTTTAGAGGATTCGATGAATAAAAAAATCATACTACTGACATGCCTGACTGTTGGGGCAGGGTTGTTTTTCTACTTTGACCTGAACCAGTATTTATCACTGGACGGTCTCAAGGCGAACCGGGATCGATTGCTTGACTATTATGAACACAATGCCGTTCCGATGATTCTCGGGTTCATTGCGTTATACATTGTCGTTGTGGCGGTGTCTCTGCCAGGCGCGACGATTCTGACTTTAGGGGGAGGCGCTATATTCGGATCGGTGATGGGGACCGCAGTCGTCAACGTTGGCGCGACGATCGGAGCGACTCTGGCGTTTCTTGCGGCCCGATTTTTGTTGAGGGATTGGGTCGAAGGAAAATTCGGCGAGCGCCTGCAACCCTTCAATGCGGGATTTTCGCAAAACGCGCTCAACTATATTCTGTTTCTTCGCTTGGTTCCTTTGTTCCCTTTTTTCCTGGTCAATTTGTTGTCCGGGCTCACCCAGGTTCCGTTACGCATTTATTTTTTTGGAACGATGTTTGGCACGCTTCCCGGAACTTTTGTCTATGCGAATGCGGGATCGAGTCTGGCGTCGATCAATTCCCTGAGAGATATCGCATCGCCCGAAGTGTTGCTGTCTTTCGCTCTTCTTGGTTTGTTTGCGGTTGTTCCCGCCTTGTACCAACGTTTCAAAAAGAAGAGTCCAGCGGCTTCGTAACTCTGTCGCGCGGGCGATTTATGTTCCTTGCTTGATGCGAAATTGCCTGTACAATGAGGCTTCAGACCCTCTAGTAAGGAACGCATTTCAACCATGTCGGAAGAAGACGCCGAGCGTAGACGCATCGAAGGCAATAAAAAATATTTAAGCGATTCGAATCTCAGAGACACCTATCTGGCCGGGGCCAACCTGAGCGGCGGCCTGATACGCGGCGCCGATTTGGAGCGTTGTGATCTGAGCGACTCAAATCTGGAAGGCGCGGACCTGAGCCGCGCCAATTTGTTTCAGGCGAATCTTCAGGGCGCGAATCTGAAAAAAGCGAATTTGA
This window of the Candidatus Nitrohelix vancouverensis genome carries:
- a CDS encoding phosphate ABC transporter ATP-binding protein, with product MVNLELKNTEITYNGKPILKNLCYGFPENSITCILGASGSGKTTLLRSLSRLNDRIPGFKVRGEVWVAGTEIYLNGVNVYDLRRKVGMIFQSPCVFPKSIYENVIFGYKYHHPKRKSEFPEIAERYLKETHLWDEVKDRLKKPASILSQGQKQRLSIARTLALEPEILLMDEPTSSLDPVSVEAFEQLILSLKEKHTILMATHNIAQTRRIADEVVFLHEGQIWDQGPSATFFEATLSAEAQRFLEGDRPRI
- a CDS encoding tetratricopeptide repeat protein, with translation MSPDSKNKPSSGEKMESLSTLGDALRQQNPNLARAFEIFQDRAEPANRLVEVFHDILPYDWEDPLLFEKGVELTSEGRFGESVAVFQQVLQKQPEAYPAYHMLGHVFGCQGQFKTEVEYYRKALRIRPDYPQAWINLGSAYQALGKEKKAVEAFCQAARHTPDFALADYWLTYTIDRLRRFPKDPSHPKKETGRKRYFADACYFLGLAYVEYASHNSARQAFKKAVRIDPAFADAFGQLGHLHIKKMRNPKRAEKYLASANQLYLKQNDLHHAALIQALREKKESGAATPEDWLKEGLRLQQNGQNQGAIDAYRVAVNLQKGYVDAHYNLGIAFGSQVDMGFPVHHKAIWEFNHVIELKRDFIHAYTALAAIYIKKGEPEEAITVIEKGLEIDSREVNLYYYMGIARQFLREYDEAAEALKQAAILKPQSIPIRFYLGMAHMERGRYAEASEAFQETVRLKPDFADGHHMLGAIYHDKIPDPEKAAFHLKKADQLYVKLEEYSRSAQVRLLIEQIT
- a CDS encoding TVP38/TMEM64 family protein, with protein sequence MNKKIILLTCLTVGAGLFFYFDLNQYLSLDGLKANRDRLLDYYEHNAVPMILGFIALYIVVVAVSLPGATILTLGGGAIFGSVMGTAVVNVGATIGATLAFLAARFLLRDWVEGKFGERLQPFNAGFSQNALNYILFLRLVPLFPFFLVNLLSGLTQVPLRIYFFGTMFGTLPGTFVYANAGSSLASINSLRDIASPEVLLSFALLGLFAVVPALYQRFKKKSPAAS